From the Streptomyces sp. NBC_00390 genome, the window TCCAGGCCGCAGCGGCCGCCTTCGCCTGGCAGGCGGCGGCCACGGGGCTCGCCATGATGATCCTCTCGGTCGGCGACGACAGCCATGGAGTGGGGTACGGGGGCGGCCTGGCCGCGTTCGGCCTGCTGTGCATGTGCGGGATCGGGCCGCTCGTCCTGGCCATGGCCGGGTGGGCCCACGCCGGGGCGTACACGCTGCCCGCGACCCTCGCCGCCCATGCGGCAGTACGGCGCTGGGCGGGCCCCGAGTGGGTCTGGACGGCCGGGAGCCTCGCGGCGCTCGCATCCGTGTACGCGGCCGGGGCCGCCCTCCTCTTCGACGTCTCCTACGCACCGGCCTGGCTGTGGATCGCGGCGAGCGGGGTGCTCCCGGCACTGAACGCCGCCTACTGGCGCCGTAGGAGCGCATCGTCGGCGAAACCGAAGATCTGGCGGCGCACCTCCGTCGCCGGCGCGGGTCTGGCCGGGGCCACACTCGTCCTGGGTGTCACCGCGCTGCTCACCGGCGTCATCACGGAGTACGAGCCGCCGAACCTGACGGAGCGGCAGCTCGCGGGCGTCTGGCAGGGCCGGGACGACGGCGCGGCCGTCCGCCTCCACCCGGACGGCCGGGCCGTGCTGGATTCGGTGCCGTACGAAGGCGAGAACTACCGCTTCACCGACGACGCGCTGTCGCGCTGCACAGGAACCGGCACATGGCATCGCGTGGACGCCCCGTCGGCCGGTGAGCGGGCGGTGGTCCGCATCGACGTCGGCAGCTGTGCGCTGCTGCCGGACTGGACCATCGGCGGCACGGAAGACGATCCCGAACTCTTCGCCCTGTTCGGCGACCCGGACTCAGGAGACCTGCACATCCTCGACAAGGAGCAGGCCGTCCGGCCGTCAGAAGCTCCGGCGTGAGGGACCGGGGCCGGTGGCCGGCGTCAGTTGCTCCCGGTGTGCGGTTCTACCGGCCCTCGAACTCCGGCGGTCGGCGCTGCACGAAGCTCGTCACCCCCTCGTTCGCGTCCCGCGTCGTCATGTTGAGTTCCTGGGCCGTCGCCTCCGCCGCGAAGGCCGTTGTACGGTCCACGTCCAGGGACGCGTTCACCAGCTGCTTCGTCAGCGCCAACGCCCTTGTGGGGCCGGTCGCCAGGCGCTCGGACCACTCGCGGGCCGTTTTCTCCAGGTCGGACGCGGCGACCACCCGGTTGACCAGGCCCAGGCGGGCCGCCTCGGCCGCCGGAAGGGCGTCGCCGAAGAACATCAGCTCCTTGGCCCGCTGCGGGCCCACCAGCCGGGACAGCAGATACGCTCCGCCGCCGTCCGGGACCAGACCGCGGCGGACGAACACCTCGATGAAACGGGCCCCTTCCGCCGCCAGCACCAGGTCGCAGGCGAACGCCAGATGCGCGCCGATGCCCGCCGCCGTGCCGTTGACCGCGGCGATCACCGGCTTCTCGCAGTCCAGGACGGCCGCGATCAGGCGCTGGGCACCCAGGCGGATCATCCGGGAGACGTCGCCGGCGATCCGGTCACGCGCCGATCCCGCCGATCCCGCCGAGCCTGCGGAAACCGCAGCGTCCGCCGAGCCTGCCGACGGGCCGCCGCGCAGGTCCGCTCCCGCGCAGAAGCCCTTGCCGGTCGCGGTGAGGACGACCGCCCGTACGGAGGGGTCCGAGGACGCCTCCGCCAGCAGCGCGATGATCCGCTCCCGCTGGTCCCAGGTCACCGCGTTCATGGCCTCGGGGCGGTTCAGCGTGATCCACGAGACCGCGCCCTCCATGCGGTGGAGGACCGCGGTGCTCATCGGCACACCGCCAGCGCGTCGAGCGCCACCGCGCCCTGTCCCCGCGGCAGCACCATCAGCGGGTTGATGTCCAGCTCGGAGAGCTGGTCGCCCAGCTCCAGCGCCATCCGCTGGACCCGCAGCACCACTTCCACCAGCGCGTCCACATCCACCGGCGGCCCGCCCCGCACCCCGTCCAGCAGGGCCCGGCCGCGCAGTTCCGTGAGCATCGCGCGGGCCTGGTCCTCCCCGAACGGCGGGACGCGTACAGCCGCATCCCGCAGGACCTCCACCAGCACCCCGCCGAGACCGACCGTCACCGTCGGGCCGAACAGCGCGTCCCGGGTGACCCCGACGACCATTTCCACGCCCCACTCCACCATCTGGCAGACCAGGATCCCGTCGAGCTCGACGCCCTCGTAACGGGCGATGTCGGTGAGTTCCCGGTATGCGTCGCGCACCTGGCTCGCCGAGGTCAGGCCCACCTTGACCAGGCCGAGTTCGGTCTTGTGGGCGAGCTGCGGCGCGGAGGCCTTCATGACGACGGGGTAGCCGATCAGCCCGGCCGCCCGGACCGCGGCCGCCGCGCTGGTGACCAGCTGCTCGCGCGGCACCCGGATCCCGTACGCGCGCAGCAGCTGCTTCGCCGCGTGCTCGCTCAGCTGTTTGCCCGGCCGCATCAAGGCCTGCGCCTTGCGGAAGGACGGGGAGGGGGTGCGCGGGGCCTCGTCGAAGGGCGAGCGGTAGTGCGCGGTGAAGCGATGGTGCTCCAGGTGGGCGCGTACCGCCGTGATGCAGTTGGCGAACGTACGGAACGTGGCGAGCCGGGACGAGCCGAGCAGTGTCTCGCGGTACGCGGCCTCGGTGCCCAGCGGCGAGCCCCACACCACGCACACGAGCTTGTCGGTGGTCTCCGCCGCGTCCACCAGGTCCTGCGCGAGCCGGTCGCTCATCGGCGGGAAGGGGCCGGTGATCGGGCAGATCAGTACGCCGACCGACGGGTCGGCCAGGATCGCGTCGATGATCTTCCGGCCGCGCCAGTCGCCCACGGGGTGGCCGCCGTTGTCCACCGGGTTCGCGACGTTCAGGTACGGCGGTATCCACTGGTGCAGTTCGGCCTGCTTGGCATCGGACAGCTGGGGGATCCGCAGCCCGGCCGCGGTCGCCAGGTCGGAGAAGTGCGCGCCGGTCCCGCCGGAGATCGAGTAGACGGCGACCCCGTCGGCGACCGGCGGACGTGCTCGCGCCAACAGGGCGGAGGTGTCCTGGAGTTCGTCGAGCCCGTCCACCCGGATCACACCGAACTGCCGCATCGCCGCGTCCACCACGTCGTCAGCTCCGGTCAGCTTGCCGGTGTGGGAGGCGGCGGTGCGCGCGCCGGTCTCGGTGCGGCCCACCTTCACGGCGACGACCGGCACCCCGCGCCGGGCGGCCCGGTCGGCGGCGAGGAGGAAGGAGCGGCCGTCCTTGAGCCCTTCGACATAACAGGCGATGGCGCCGACGCCGGGGTGCTCGGCGAAGTACGAGATGAAGTCGGCGCTCTCCAGGTCTGCCTCGTTGCCGGTGGGCGCCCAGTGGGACAGTCGTACGCCCAGCTCCTGCATGGTGAACACGGGCCGCCCCTGGTGGCCGGACTGGGTGATCAGGGCGACCGCGGGACCTTCGAGGTCGTCCCGGAAGCGTTCGAAGGCGTTGAGGTTGGTGTTGGGGCCGAGCAGCCTGAGGCCGGAGCGTTCCACGGCGGCGGCCAGCCGGGCCTGGGCGGCAGCACCCTGCGCGCCGGTCTCGGCGTACCCCGAGGCGAACGCCACGGCGAACTTCACCTTGGCCTCGCCGAGTTCCTCGATCACCGGGAGGGGGTCGGCGACCAGCAGCACCGCCAGGTCGACGGGTTCGGGCAGCTCACGGACGGAGGGGACGCAGTGCAGTCCGAATACGGAGGTCCGGTGGGGGTGCACGGGGTGCAGCCGGGCGCCGACACGCTCCGCCCAGGCGACGAGCTGCCGGGTGATTCCGGCGGTGGGCCGCCCTTCGGCGTCGGACGCGCCGACGACGGCCACCGATCCGGGCCTGAAGAACCGGTCGAGATCGGGGACGGGCGCGTACAGCGGGCGGCCGCTGACATCGAGATCGCCGGCGGACGCCGTGACGGCGGCCGTCTCGTGGACGGCGTCCCGGGGCGTCTCCCCGCAGGCGACCACGCGCGCGCGAAGGTCGGAGGTGAGGGTGCCGTGAGTAGATCCAAGCATCGCTGGTCCCCGCTCCTGCTCGTCGTGCCGAGCTCGCTCGCTAACTGACACGCTGTCAGATTACAGAACTGACGAGACGTCAGGAACACCGATGCGAGCAGAAACAGCGGGAGCCGGGAACAATCGCCTTCCCCGTCCGCGCGCTGGGTGCCGCCATGCGCCGTGCCGCCCGTGGGGCGACGCAACACCGCGGCGTGCGCCGCAGCCGTTCAGGCGTGGTCGTGCCGGGCCGGGGACCGCCTGGTGTGCCTGCGTTCGCACGGCGACAACTCGGGCGCCGTGGAGAGCTCCCAGAGCCGCTCCACCTTGGGGGCCATCCCGTACCCGCGAACCGCTCGGCCGCCGCCGGTCGGTCGGCCGCGTCGGCGGAAGGATCTGCCGCGATACGGGACAGCAGCTCTGTGCCTGCCTCCCGGGCCGGTTCGAGCAGCCACATGAGTGCTCTCTCGCGATCCTCCTGATCCGCGTCGGGGTCGATGGCGATTTCTGTCAGCAGTTCCACGCCCCGTCGGCCGGAGAACCGCGTGATCAGATGGCCGGTGGCATCGGCATGTTCGGTGTACGCCAGGGACCGGTCCGGAGCGCGGGTGGGCGCGAAAGCGCTGGCGCCCCGAGCGGGCGGACGCCTACCGTTCCCCCGTGCCCGCACTCCAACGTCTTCGCCCCGGCCATGCCCCGGCCCTGCTCGCGTTCGAGCAGCAGAACCGGGCCTATTTCGCGGCCTCCGTACCGGACCGCGGCGACGACTACTTCGCCCACTTCGACGCACGGCACAGCGGCCTGCTTGCCGAGCAGGCCGCCGGGCTGTGCCACTTCCATGTACTGGTGGGCGGCGGCGGCGAGGTGCTGGGGCGGGTCAACCTGGTCGACGTGGCCGACGGATCCGCCGAGCTCGGCTACCGGATCGCGGCGAAGGCCGCCGGCCAGGGGCTGGCCACCGCCTCCGTCCGGCAGGTGTGCGCCCTGGCCGTCACCGAGTACGGACTGACCTTGCTGCGGGCGGCGACCACGCTCGACAACGCCCGGTCGCAGGCCGTACTGGCCCGTACGGGATTCGTGCCCACCGGCGAGGTCCGGCTGGGCGGCCTCCCGGGGATGGGTTACGCGCGGGACCTGAGCAACGGCCTTGAGGATGCCGTCCGTTGAGTGAAAGGCGCACACCCGGCCGTCAGTGCTTGCGGGCGTCCTGCCGGGCGATCCGGTGCGCGAGGGCGCGGGCCGTCCTGCGGGCGTCGATCGCGATCTCACGCAGCATGCCGCTGACGGGGTTGGTGTACCCGGTGAAGTACAGCCCCGGCGCCTCGGCGGGGGTGCGGCCGCCGCGTGTCACCGGCCGGCCGCGGGCGTCGAGCACGCCGAGATGGCCGACCAGCCCCTCGAGCCCGCTCCGGTAGCCGGTCGCTGCGATCACCGCGTCCGGTGCGATACGGGTGCCGTCCGTGAGCACCACCTTGTCGTCGTCCAACGACCAGAGTGCGGCGACCGGTTCGACCTTTCCGCAGCGCACGGCGTCGATCAGGCCGGCGTCCTGGACCGGGATCGCACCGTCCTTCGCCCGGGAGTACAGGCCCGTGTCGGGGCGCGGCAGTCCGTGCGCCGTGAGGTCGGGCACGGTCACCTTCGCCAGCAGTGCGCACGCCCTGTCCACGAGCCGTACCGGCAGCCTGCGCACCAGGATGCCGGAGCGCTGGGCGGGCCAGCCGACGGTGGAACGGCGCACGATGTGCGGGAGGGTGCGTACGGCGAGACGTACCCGGGCTGCGCCGCCCTCGGCCAGGTCGACGGCTATCTCGGCGCCGGTGTTGCCGGCGCCGACGACGAGTACGTCCTTGCCCGCGTACGGGGCGGCGTTGCGGTACTCGCTCGCGTGCAGCAACTCCCGTGTGTACGCCGCGCGGCCCGGCCAGTCGGGCAGTTCCGGGGTGTGGTTGTGGCCGGTGGCCACCACGACGGCCCGCCCGGTCAGCTGCCGTCCGCCCGTGGCGTGCAGCAGCCAGTCGTCGCCCACGGGTTCGATCCGGGAGACCTCGACCCCGGTGATGATCTCCAGCTCGTGGACATCGGCGTACTTCTCCAGGTAGCGGACCATGTCGTCCCGTGAGACCCAGCGGCCGAACGATCGGGGTATCGGCAGGCCCGGCAGCCCGGAGAGCCGGCGGGTGGTGTGCAGGCGCAGCCGGTCGTAGTGGCGCCGCCAGGAGGCGGCGACGGACGGGGACTTCTCGAGCACCACGGCGCGTATACCGCGCTCGCGCAGCGCGGCGGCAGCGGCGAGCCCGCCCGGGCCGCCACCGATGACATAGACGGGCCGGTCGTTCGTCCGGTCGATGCCCGTGTATCTGCCACTGTCCTTTTCGTCTGCCATGCGCGTGAGCGTAATGACCGCTCGCCTTGATGGGTCTCAGTCAAGACGGGGTTCGGTTGCGAATCGATCACGGCCGCGGAGCTCTTGTGTGCACCCCGTAGCCCTCTTGCGCGCACCGGCCTCATCCGCTGAACTGACGTACCGTCAGGAACGCGAGCGGGGAAGTGGGAGGTCCGATGCAGACCGTCTGGCTCACCGGCGCCGAATGGGTCGCCGTCCTGCGAATCGGCCTCGGTCTGTGGTGGCTGGAGAGCTGGCGGCACAAGGACAAGAAGGGCTGGTTCGAGCAGGGGACCGGTATCGCCTGGGCCGCCGACGTCGCCGGCAAGCACAAGTGGCCGCAGGTGCGGACGGGTTTCGAGAAGGTGGTGGCGCCCCGGCCCAGGCTGATGGCGTACGTCGTCGTCTATGCCGAACTCGCCCTGGGGCTCGGGCTGATCGCCGGCTTCCTCACCCCCGTCGCCCTCGTCTGCGGCCTGCTGCTCAATCTGCTCTATCTGGTTCTGATGATCCACGACTGGGCGGAGCAGGGGCAGAACGCCATGATGGCCCTCATATCGCTCGTCGCCCTGTTCACCATGGCCTGGCAGACCTGGTCCCTCGACAGCGCGATCGGACTCTTCCTTTGACCGCGATCCCGGACATCGACGACTTCACCCGCCCCTTCTGGGACGCCGCGGCCGGCGGCGAGCTGCTGATCCGTCGCTGCGGGGCCTGCGCACTGGCCCACCACTACCCGCGGGAGTTCTGCCCGCACTGCTGGAGCGACGACGTCGACTGGGAGCGGGCGAGCGGCCGCGCCACGCTCTACACCTGGTCCGTCGTGCACCGCAACGACCTGCCGCCGTTCGGCGACCGCGTCCCGTACACGGCCGCCGTCGTGGACCTCGCCGAGGGGCCGCGGATGATGACCGGGATCGTCGCGTGCGAGGAGAAGGATCTGCGCATCGGGATGGAGCTGATGGTGTGCTTCCGCAGGGAGGGGGACGCGCCGGCCGTCCCGGTCTTCCGTCCGGCTGCCCGGCGCGCGGCGCACGTCACGGCCACAGAAGCTCCCTGACCCAGGAATCCGCGTCGCGGCGGTAGCGCAGCCGTACGTGCTGCCGCCTCGCCTCGCCCTGGAAGAACTCGACCTCCCGGGGCCGGAGCACGTACAGCGTCCAGGTCGGCACCGGCGCCGCCGGCTCGGCCTGGGCCCGCTCCCATGCCGCGTGCGAGACCTGCGCCAGCTCGTCGAGCGAGCCGAGTACGTCGGACTGCCGCC encodes:
- a CDS encoding acetate--CoA ligase family protein; this encodes MLGSTHGTLTSDLRARVVACGETPRDAVHETAAVTASAGDLDVSGRPLYAPVPDLDRFFRPGSVAVVGASDAEGRPTAGITRQLVAWAERVGARLHPVHPHRTSVFGLHCVPSVRELPEPVDLAVLLVADPLPVIEELGEAKVKFAVAFASGYAETGAQGAAAQARLAAAVERSGLRLLGPNTNLNAFERFRDDLEGPAVALITQSGHQGRPVFTMQELGVRLSHWAPTGNEADLESADFISYFAEHPGVGAIACYVEGLKDGRSFLLAADRAARRGVPVVAVKVGRTETGARTAASHTGKLTGADDVVDAAMRQFGVIRVDGLDELQDTSALLARARPPVADGVAVYSISGGTGAHFSDLATAAGLRIPQLSDAKQAELHQWIPPYLNVANPVDNGGHPVGDWRGRKIIDAILADPSVGVLICPITGPFPPMSDRLAQDLVDAAETTDKLVCVVWGSPLGTEAAYRETLLGSSRLATFRTFANCITAVRAHLEHHRFTAHYRSPFDEAPRTPSPSFRKAQALMRPGKQLSEHAAKQLLRAYGIRVPREQLVTSAAAAVRAAGLIGYPVVMKASAPQLAHKTELGLVKVGLTSASQVRDAYRELTDIARYEGVELDGILVCQMVEWGVEMVVGVTRDALFGPTVTVGLGGVLVEVLRDAAVRVPPFGEDQARAMLTELRGRALLDGVRGGPPVDVDALVEVVLRVQRMALELGDQLSELDINPLMVLPRGQGAVALDALAVCR
- a CDS encoding Zn-ribbon domain-containing OB-fold protein produces the protein MTAIPDIDDFTRPFWDAAAGGELLIRRCGACALAHHYPREFCPHCWSDDVDWERASGRATLYTWSVVHRNDLPPFGDRVPYTAAVVDLAEGPRMMTGIVACEEKDLRIGMELMVCFRREGDAPAVPVFRPAARRAAHVTATEAP
- a CDS encoding DoxX family membrane protein; the protein is MQTVWLTGAEWVAVLRIGLGLWWLESWRHKDKKGWFEQGTGIAWAADVAGKHKWPQVRTGFEKVVAPRPRLMAYVVVYAELALGLGLIAGFLTPVALVCGLLLNLLYLVLMIHDWAEQGQNAMMALISLVALFTMAWQTWSLDSAIGLFL
- a CDS encoding GNAT family N-acetyltransferase, whose amino-acid sequence is MPALQRLRPGHAPALLAFEQQNRAYFAASVPDRGDDYFAHFDARHSGLLAEQAAGLCHFHVLVGGGGEVLGRVNLVDVADGSAELGYRIAAKAAGQGLATASVRQVCALAVTEYGLTLLRAATTLDNARSQAVLARTGFVPTGEVRLGGLPGMGYARDLSNGLEDAVR
- a CDS encoding enoyl-CoA hydratase/isomerase family protein; its protein translation is MSTAVLHRMEGAVSWITLNRPEAMNAVTWDQRERIIALLAEASSDPSVRAVVLTATGKGFCAGADLRGGPSAGSADAAVSAGSAGSAGSARDRIAGDVSRMIRLGAQRLIAAVLDCEKPVIAAVNGTAAGIGAHLAFACDLVLAAEGARFIEVFVRRGLVPDGGGAYLLSRLVGPQRAKELMFFGDALPAAEAARLGLVNRVVAASDLEKTAREWSERLATGPTRALALTKQLVNASLDVDRTTAFAAEATAQELNMTTRDANEGVTSFVQRRPPEFEGR
- a CDS encoding flavin-containing monooxygenase; translated protein: MADEKDSGRYTGIDRTNDRPVYVIGGGPGGLAAAAALRERGIRAVVLEKSPSVAASWRRHYDRLRLHTTRRLSGLPGLPIPRSFGRWVSRDDMVRYLEKYADVHELEIITGVEVSRIEPVGDDWLLHATGGRQLTGRAVVVATGHNHTPELPDWPGRAAYTRELLHASEYRNAAPYAGKDVLVVGAGNTGAEIAVDLAEGGAARVRLAVRTLPHIVRRSTVGWPAQRSGILVRRLPVRLVDRACALLAKVTVPDLTAHGLPRPDTGLYSRAKDGAIPVQDAGLIDAVRCGKVEPVAALWSLDDDKVVLTDGTRIAPDAVIAATGYRSGLEGLVGHLGVLDARGRPVTRGGRTPAEAPGLYFTGYTNPVSGMLREIAIDARRTARALAHRIARQDARKH